Proteins found in one Poecilia reticulata strain Guanapo linkage group LG15, Guppy_female_1.0+MT, whole genome shotgun sequence genomic segment:
- the map10 gene encoding microtubule-associated protein 10 has product MMSLDNPETLFSLELLVDYIRLEKLCKVPDRIALGVRLLDFPTLLIYQHRSKSTGSNQSARKQPDGQREFAFNRGKCCFFKMNLDSLHVHLSATPLYAMVLDVSEESSPRLVGSSLISLAETMDRIKLLSSPSAHTGKGVVAVRSLSGEKIGAISLSYKLLCLGASLLPHITEGRGHERTSTPGGQDQEHFKEKMKSGSMCSPTGNKSEFSIHSNDAGNSKILLDDYKEFYCAEGQTNNTIEEDLAAFCPPHLYYRNTAQAKSGNENLDYRLLNLDTEAFTLEDSICEHEDHKKKVEGSVYKAVHQKMSRATKTPSHQETSDNTHILREALQQLPLLNALAAELSQLTVRPSPDRITRPVTDDHRNSSRTQTLYKATNLSDISLNPLPPPRNCSTPIVYPVKRTDNQIETLKSRKTQRKKLTYGTTKTFNLRLKQISPLKVNNRECVELRKSGTQSRMAKEKEKSNPKTIKSKKRGHLYRRSNLDENIETVIQSLIVDSALGETVTLKAKTQQGAQDGRAQGDSEDFHPLKELKCIPSPSPSVHSDSAPLGKDKNKHHRELDQSDSQSDWDKFRLSVPDLIERQSSRSNSPESLFSECSNNKNDANYADDFDSLESSDESSRANAAKSPVSSDSCISNPRSEGFQKRPDLHPVPVKALKSPHQVLMGTHTIQPRTRSSALSFSSDADSCDVERPSSSQTVCSRNQANASDKMEQSSCAESVSVSRSEKKNSPRDRSHIGSFSTQSISSFEAQEVEELEDEVGSLDFRKEYQHISELVASKLPGYTM; this is encoded by the coding sequence ATGATGTCGTTGGACAATCCTGAGACTCTGTTTTCTTTGGAGCTGTTAGTGGATTATATCCGACTCGAAAAACTCTGCAAAGTCCCCGACAGAATAGCTCTCGGTGTGCGGTTACTGGATTTTCCAACGCTGCTCATTTATCAGCACCGATCCAAGAGTACTGGCTCTAACCAGTCTGCGCGAAAGCAGCCGGACGGACAGCGTGAGTTCGCCTTTAACAGAGGCAAGTGTTGTTTCTTCAAAATGAACCTGGACTCTCTGCACGTCCATCTGTCTGCCACCCCTCTGTACGCCATGGTGCTGGATGTAAGTGAGGAGAGCAGCCCCAGACTGGTTGGCTCCTCTCTGATATCTCTGGCTGAAACCATGGACAGAATCAAGCTGCTTTCCAGTCCCTCTGCTCACACAGGGAAGGGAGTCGTTGCTGTACGCAGCCTTTCCGGGGAGAAGATCGGAGCAATATCCCTGAGTTATAAGCTTCTGTGTCTGGGAGCAAGTTTACTGCCACACATCACAGAGGGGAGGGGCCATGAACGCACAAGTACCCCAGGAGGTCAGGACCAAGAACATTTCaaggagaaaatgaaatcagGGAGCATGTGTTCTCCCACAGGGAACAAGTCAGAGTTTAGCATCCATAGTAACGATGCAGGAAATTCAAAGATCCTACTAGATGATTATAAGGAATTTTATTGTGCTGAAGGTCAAACTAACAACACTATTGAGGAGGATTTAGCTGCATTCTGCCCCCCTCATCTTTACTATCGTAATACCGCCCAAGCAAAGAGTGGGAATGAAAATCTGGATTACAGATTACTCAACCTAGATACTGAAGCTTTTACACTTGAAGATTCCATCTGTGAGCATGAGGACCATAAAAAGAAAGTTGAAGGTTCGGTTTACAAAGCGGTACACCAGAAAATGTCTCGTGCTACAAAAACACCAAGCCACCAAGAGACAAGTGACAACACACATATCCTCAGGGAAGCCTTACAGCAGCTCCCACTTTTAAATGCTCTTGCTGCTGAACTGTCACAGTTGACCGTTCGTCCCAGTCCGGATCGAATTACCAGGCCGGTTACAGACGACCACAGAAACTCATCACGAACTCAGACCCTGTACAAAGCTACAAATCTCTCTGACATTAGTTTAAACCCTTTACCTCCTCCCAGAAACTGCTCTACACCCATAGTTTACCCCGTAAAGAGGACAGACAACCAAATAGAGACCTTAAAATCCAGGAAAACTCAAAGGAAGAAGCTCACGTATGGAACAACTAAAACATTCAACTTAAGGCTAAAGCAAATTTCTCCTCTCAAAGTGAACAATCGTGAATGCGTGGAGTTAAGGAAGAGTGGAACACAGTCAAGGATggcaaaagaaaaggaaaagtcaAACCCTAAAACTATAAAGTCCAAAAAAAGAGGACATTTATATCGGCGCTCTAACTTAGATGAAAACATCGAGACAGTGATACAAAGTCTCATTGTTGACTCTGCACTAGGAGAAACAGTTACTCTGAAAGCAAAAACTCAGCAGGGTGCCCAAGACGGTCGTGCACAAGGAGATTCAGAAGATTTTCATCCACTGAAAGAGCTGAAATGCATTCCCAGCCCCAGTCCCAGTGTGCACAGTGACAGCGCTCCTCTGGGCAAAGACAAGAACAAGCATCACAGAGAGCTGGATCAATCAGATTCTCAGTCTGACTGGGACAAATTCAGACTTTCAGTCCCTGATCTCATAGAGAGGCAAAGCAGCAGGAGCAACAGTCCAGAGTCTTTGTTTTCAGAGTGCAGTAATAACAAAAATGACGCAAACTATGCAGACGACTTTGACAGTCTTGAATCCAGTGATGAATCCTCAAGAGCCAACGCTGCAAAGTCTCCTGTCAGTTCTGATTCCTGCATTTCTAATCCAAGATCTGAAGGTTTCCAGAAAAGACCCGATCTCCACCCTGTACCTGTCAAAGCCCTCAAATCCCCTCACCAAGTTCTGATGGGCACACACACCATCCAACCTCGCACCCGCTCGTCGGCTCTCAGTTTTTCCTCTGACGCCGACAGTTGCGACGTGGAGAGGCCCTCTTCCTCACAAACTGTCTGCTCCAGAAACCAAGCAAATGCAAGTGACAAAATGGAGCAAAGCTCTTGTGCTGAAAGTGTTTCAGTATcaagaagtgaaaagaaaaattcacCCAGGGACCGTAGCCATATTGGATCATTTTCAACACAATCGATATCCTCTTTTGAAGCTCAAGAAGTGGAGGAACTGGAGGATGAGGTTGGATCACTGGATTTCAGAAAAGAGTACCAACATATCTCTGAACTTGTAGCCAGCAAACTCCCAGGGTACACAATGTAA